A stretch of DNA from Pseudomonadota bacterium:
CCTGCCGCAGCTTCCGCTTCCAACACATCCAAAGCGTCACGAATGTAATCGACCATTTCCGAGGATCGCACAAAACCATTGGGGTGAAAGAACTTCATGTCATTGCTGTCGAGAGCGTAGGGTACGACGAGCAGTCCGCTGGGGTCTCGGTAGGGCAGATCATCGTCAAAGCCATTGGAGGTGTACCGATAGCGCCGCTCCACCAGCAGATCTCTGGTCCATGGGCTCTCGGCTCCCCGGCAAAAGAAACCCAGGGGTTTGTGGCCCGTCGCCGAGGCGATTGCATCGGCTGCCCTGTCGAGATCAGCCGCCTCGGTTTCCCGATCCTGATAGTCTGCGTGCGGCCGCCACTGCCAACCATGGCACGCCACCTCGTGCCCACCCGAGGAAAGCATCGATAGTACCAGCGCGGCGCGCTCGGCAGCGCGTCCGCAGGCAAACAGCGTCATAGGGATGTCAAAACGGCGAAGTGCATCGGCCATGCGCCATGCACCGGCTCGGATGCCATAGGCAAAAATCTGGGCCTGTCCAGGGTCGGAACGGCCCTCTGGCACCACCGATAGGACTTCGCCAATCCGCTCGTTCGTTTGGTCACCATCGAGGATTTGCTGTTCAGCGCCCTCTTCAAAGTTCACGACGACAGAGACTGCCAAACGCGTTCCGTTGGGCCAAGTGAAATCCGGCCACTGGCCAGCATAGCCGATGAGATCGCGCGTCAAGGCTGGTCCTGCTCCTCGCCAAGGTCCGCAAAGC
This window harbors:
- a CDS encoding polysaccharide deacetylase family protein is translated as MTRDLIGYAGQWPDFTWPNGTRLAVSVVVNFEEGAEQQILDGDQTNERIGEVLSVVPEGRSDPGQAQIFAYGIRAGAWRMADALRRFDIPMTLFACGRAAERAALVLSMLSSGGHEVACHGWQWRPHADYQDRETEAADLDRAADAIASATGHKPLGFFCRGAESPWTRDLLVERRYRYTSNGFDDDLPYRDPSGLLVVPYALDSNDMKFFHPNGFVRSSEMVDYIRDALDVLEAEAAAGHPRLLNIGFHLRIVGRPGRFKAFQNVLEELDRRRERLWLAQRIQIANAFAEAVP